In Vanessa cardui chromosome 8, ilVanCard2.1, whole genome shotgun sequence, the following are encoded in one genomic region:
- the LOC124531855 gene encoding apoptosis-resistant E3 ubiquitin protein ligase 1, translated as MLKRVQYCGTVFFFLTLVYVTRIVLSEIFENGSSEVDEWLEQNDLGDYKKLFKDLGISTLSGCGSPENMERLPELPASEERRLRRAAHVLQQRLVLRQWLATHKLQHAYSKLLSLDVSSLEDVYWLEDTTARHVIDPKDFNAWSAARQSLPTGKEALQSLKSDLWSAVVKSSKHQDAWTWGGMLVVSISVCGLVTLAAMTQPSLAPEAKHSLLQYVTGKYLHPPSCKVEWGWEEPQAVGDTMCFTVFCFQRNGQPYPICDTDELVVNISHGTRKITAVVELGSGDPAKANTARVKFTVRTAGVYIINILIGGQVGAGGPFRKWFLAGRVEARRSRVGRAHGALVCTAARARCLHVHPRDRFDNPATLDRPADQGFSVELAPLGGAAEPALAAAATFEYDAVNQRVSLALCFPRPGVFRAAVYYERVLLLNGEFDCIVLTAGDTASVQRQLGARRGAAFEARVVGARARRVLCCLSAKQLLVKDYILRFIPKRITSFRLCPSTRLQLAARPEGSGPAGELTLDDGVQPTLRLWSAERDLLAAAFTQLLLANCGGEDGFKNKQDFFYSEVRKAHARHPHEKLALRVNRAELVRSSLKATRHFTLADWCKNFDVSFQGEQGVDWGGVRREWFSQLCAQLFDAKFGLFVSCQDSPAGLVHPNPDRPPHLKLKHFEFAGKIMGKCLYESALGGAYRQLVRARFARSFLAQIIGLRVHYKYFEQDDPELYLSKIKYILETDLDGPDSLPEIYFSDDVYDSSGKFVETRDLVANGSALRVRNDNKLQYLDALAQWRLAARWRPETDAFLRGLTLLVPDNLLAIFDENELELLACGTDEVCVADWRAHALLAGAGRDWQRRLAWLWAAVGSFSAEERARLLQFTTGCAQLPPGGFQELNPRFQITAAPTFGALPTAHTCFNQLCLPDYDSYEQLVRALLWAINEGGEGFGMI; from the exons GAATATCTACACTCTCCGGATGCGGGTCACCGGAGAATATGGAAAGATTACCAGAATTGCCCGCATCAGAAGAGAGAAGATTACGACGTGCAGCGCATGTCTTGCAGCAGAGGCTCGTGCTGCGGCAGTGGCTGGCCACTCACAAGCTACAGCACGCATATTCCAA GCTTCTCAGCTTGGATGTTTCCTCCTTAGAAGATGTGTACTGGTTGGAGGATACGACCGCCAGGCACGTGATCGATCCGAAGGACTTCAACGCATGGTCCGCAGCGAGACAGAGCCTGCCAACTGGCAAGGAGGCGCTGCAGTCGCTTAAGTCGGACTTGTGGAGCGCGGTAGTAAAAAGCAGCAAACATCAAGATGCTTGGACTTGGG GGGGCATGCTAGTAGTCTCTATCTCAGTATGTGGGCTGGTCACGTTGGCTGCTATGACGCAGCCGTCTCTGGCTCCCGAGGCTAAACATTCTCTTCTGCAATATGTCACCGGGAAGTACTTGCATCCACCAAGTTGTAAG GTTGAATGGGGTTGGGAAGAACCCCAGGCTGTCGGAGACACGATGTGCTTTACGGTTTTCTGCTTCCAACGCAATGGTCAGCCTTATCCCATATGCGACACTGATGAGCTGGTCGTTAATATCTCGCATGGAACTAGAAAG ATAACAGCGGTGGTGGAGCTGGGCTCGGGGGACCCGGCGAAGGCGAACACCGCGCGCGTCAAATTCACCGTCCGCACCGCCGGCgtgtacattattaatattttaatcg GCGGGCAGGTGGGCGCGGGCGGGCCGTTCCGCAAGTGGTTCCTGGCGGGGCGCGTGGAGGCGCGGCGCTCGCGCGTGGGGCGCGCGCACGGCGCGCTGGTGTGcacggcggcgcgcgcgcgctgcCTGCACGTGCACCCGCGCGACCGCTTCGACAACCCCGCCACGCTGGACCGGCCCGCCGACCAG GGCTTCTCCGTGGAGCTGGCCCCGCTGGGCGGCGCGGCCGAGCCGGCGCTGGCCGCGGCCGCCACGTTCGAGTACGACGCCGTCAACCAGCGCGTGAGCCTGGCGCTGTGCTTCCCGCGCCCCGGCGTGTTCCGCGCCGCCGTGTACTACGAGCGCGTGCTGCTGCTCAACGGGGAGTTCGACTGCATCGTGCTCACGG CGGGCGACACGGCGTCGGTGCAGCGGCAGCtgggcgcgcggcgcggcgcggcgttCGAGGCGCGCGTGGTGGGCGCGCGCGCGCGGCGCGTGCTGTGCTGCCTGAGCGCCAAGCAGCTGCTCGTCAAGGACTACATCCTGCGCTTCATCCCCAAGCGCATCACGTCGTTCCGCCTGTGCCCGTCCACGCGCCTGCAGCTGGCGGCGCGGCCGGAGGGCTCGGGCCCGGCCGGCGAGCTCACGCTGGACGACGGCGTGCAGCCCACGCTGCGCCTGTGGAGCGCCGAGCGCGACCTGCTGGCCGCCGCCTTCACGCAGCTGCTGCTCGCCAACTGCGGCGGCGAGGACGGCTTCAAG AACAAGCAGGACTTCTTCTACAGCGAGGTGCGCAAGGCGCACGCGCGGCACCCGCACGAGAAGCTGGCGCTGCGCGTGAACCGCGCCGAGCTGGTGCGCTCGAGCCTGAAGGCGACCCGGCACTTCACGCTGGCCGACTGGTGCAAGAACTTCGACGTGAGCTTCCAGGGCGAGCAGG GTGTGGACTGGGGCGGCGTGCGACGGGAGTGGTTCTCCCAGCTGTGCGCGCAGCTGTTCGACGCCAAATTCGGCCTGTTCGTATCCTGCCAGGACTCGCCGGCCGGCCTCGTGCATCCCAACCCCGACCGTCCGCCGCATCTCAAG CTGAAGCACTTCGAGTTCGCGGGCAAGATCATGGGCAAGTGCCTGTACGAGAGCGCGCTGGGCGGCGCCTACCGCCAGCTCGTGCGCGCGCGCTTCGCCCGCTCCTTCCTCGCGCAGATCATCGGCCTGCGCGTGCACTACAAG TACTTCGAACAAGACGATCCAGAACTATACTTGTCCAAAATTAAGTACATTCTCGAGACGGACCTGGACGGCCCGGACTCGCTGCCGGAGATCTACTTCTCGGACGACGTGTACGACTCGTCGGGCAAGTTCGTGGAGACGCGCGACCTGGTGGCCAACGGGTCGGCGCTGCGGGTGCGCAACGACAACAAGCTGCAGTACCTGGACGCGCTGGCGCAGTGGCGGCTGGCGGCGCGCTGGCGGCCCGAGACGGACGCGTTCCTGCGCGGCCTGACGCTGCTGGTGCCCGACAACCTGCTGGCCATCTTCGACGAGAACGAGCTGGAGCTGCTGGCGTGCGGCACGGACGAGGTGTGCGTGGCGGACTGGCGCGCGCACGCGCTGCTGGCGGGCGCGGGGCGCGACTGGCAGCGGCGCCTGGCGTGGCTGTGGGCGGCCGTGGGCAGCTTCAGCGCGGAGGAGCGCGCGCGCCTGCTGCAGTTCACGACGGGCTGCGCGCAGCTGCCGCCGGGCGGCTTCCAGGAGCTCAACCCGCGCTTCCAGATCACGGCGGCGCCCACGTTCGGCGCGCTGCCCACGGCGCACACGTGCTTCAACCAGCTGTGCCTGCCCGACTACGACTCCTACGAGCAGCTCGTGCGCGCGCTGCTGTGGGCCATCAACGAGGGCGGCGAGGGCTTCGGCATGATCTGA